ACTATTTCACTTCCTTATGGGCAATGTGCTTCCGACAGAACTTGCAGAACTTATTCCGTTCTAAACGATCCGGATCGTTCTTCTTATTCTTCATCGTGGAATAATTCCGCTGCTTGCAGATCATGCACGCCAAATCGATAATCTCTCGCATCTCAATACTCCAATGCTGTCATGCGACAGCAGTCATGTTTACGCCAGAATTTCGGTGACAACGCCGGAGCCCACGGTCTTGCCGCCCTCGCGCACCGCGAACCGCAACCCTTGATCCATCGCGATCGGGCTGATCAGCTCACCCGTCACACTCACATTATCGCCCGGCATGACCA
This genomic stretch from Nitrospirota bacterium harbors:
- the tuf gene encoding elongation factor Tu (EF-Tu; promotes GTP-dependent binding of aminoacyl-tRNA to the A-site of ribosomes during protein biosynthesis; when the tRNA anticodon matches the mRNA codon, GTP hydrolysis results; the inactive EF-Tu-GDP leaves the ribosome and release of GDP is promoted by elongation factor Ts; many prokaryotes have two copies of the gene encoding EF-Tu), encoding VMPGDNVSVTGELISPIAMDQGLRFAVREGGKTVGSGVVTEILA
- the rpmG gene encoding 50S ribosomal protein L33, producing MREIIDLACMICKQRNYSTMKNKKNDPDRLERNKFCKFCRKHIAHKEVK